The genomic stretch GGTGGGCCAGAGCTGGTCAATGCCTGGCTGATGGCGGCTTTCCCAGCACTGGAAGGCATGCCCCATCTCATGCGTGAAGACGCCGATATCGTGATGCGTGCCGTTGAAATTGGCGAAGATGAAGGGCACGCCCGCGGTCGGGAAGGAGGTGCAGAAACCACCCCCCGCCTTGCCCGGACGGTTCTTCAAATCGAGGAAGCCACCCGCCTGCATGGCCCGGTAGAATTCGCCGAGGCGCGGGTCCATCCGGTCGAACATGGTCTGCGCGGCGGTAACCAGCGTGTCGTGGTCGCCGATGGGTGCCGGGTTGCCTTGCGGGTCGATCAGCGCCTCATCCCAGTAGCGCAGCCTGTCCCAGCCGAACTCCGCGCGGCGGGCTTCGAGCAGCCTCGCGACGAGGGGGACCACATGCTCGGCCACCTGGTCACGGTAGCGGGCCACATCCGCCGCGTCGTAATCCACGCGCCGCATGCGGCGATAGGCGAGGGGGATGAAATTGGCGTCGCCCAGCTTCAACGCCATGCGGTGCCGCAGCTTCACCAGCGCGTCATAGATCTCGTCCAGCTCGGCGCCGTTCTGCGCGAAGAAATTCCAGCGCGCGGCCTCGGCTGCGTGGCGCATGGCGCGGTCCGCATGCTCGGCATAGGGAGCGAGGCCGGAGAGATTCAGCACCTTGCCATCCAGCGGGATCTTCGCCGAGGCGAGCAGCGCGGTGTAGCGCGCGGAGAGGCGTGATTCCTCCTCCAGATCCTCGGTGATTTCGGGGTTGAAGGTGGTGATGTCCGTCTCCCACAGGCGCCGCACATGGGCCCCCACCAGCGCCTCGATGCCGGCGCGGTCGGGGTCACCCAGCAGGCGGCGCTTGATCGCCACCTCATGCCCGGTGGCGACGGGGGCGAGCTTGTCGGCGTATTCGCGCGCGGATTTCGCGGCCGCATCCGTCGTGTCCTGGGCAAAGCGCAGATGCACCAGGGCGCTCCATGTGTCGTAGGTGCGGCGCGCCGTGTCCCACTGCGCGACGGCCGTGGCGCGATCCCCGGCATCGAGCAGGGCCGCGATGGCGGCGAATTCGGCGGCGAGGCTTTCTTCGGTGGGCGTCGGGGCCGTGATGTCCTGGAAACGCATGATCTAGAACTCCGCCATCAGGCGGCCGAAGCCGTCCAGTTTATCCGTGATGCCCTGGGCGCGCAGCGCATGCCACCAGGTGGCGGTGTTGATGGCGATGACGGGCTTGCCCAGCCACATTTCGGCGGCGGCGGCGAGGCGCACCATGGAGAGGTTGGTGCCCACCTGCACGATGGCATCCACGTCATCGCCATCCAGCTCGCGCAGTACGGGCACCAGCTCAGCCGGGGTGACTTCGGCGATGGCGGTCCAGCGCGGGCATTGGAGTGCGCGGTCACGCACCGTGGTGTAGCCCATATCGCCGAAATAGCGGATCACCTCGGCATTCATGCTGGGCCAGTAGGGCGAGAGGACCGCGAGCCGCTTCACCCCGCCATAGGCTTGCAAGGCGGCGTGGCAGGAATGCGAGCCGACGGAGATCTTCAGCCCGCTCACCTCCTCCACGCTTTTTACGAAGCGATCAGCCCCCGTGACGCCATCGAAGAAGGTGACCGCGCTCATGCCCATCACCAGGTAGTCGGGCTTGCAGGTCATTACGCTGCGCACGGCGTCCAGTGTGTTGGCGCCGATCAGCTCGGCCCCGGCGCGGAAGGTCTCGTTGCTGACGGCGTCGGAATCGGGGGTGAAGATGCGGCTGTAATGCGCGGTGACGCCGGGCGGGCGCATCATGTCGAAATCCGGCTGCACCACCGTGTTGGTGGAAGGCCCCATCACCCCGAATTTCGCCCTTGAGCCCAGAACATCGCGCATCACTCTCGCCCCATCGGTTGCAGCGCCGGAGTCTTGCGCCGCGCGGCGCCGCGCACAAGCCGCGCTTGCGAGGTGCCGGGCCGCCGCCTATTGCGGGGCTGAACCCGGAGTGCCGCCATGCCCTTCTCCCGCCGCCTGATCCTCACGGCCCCCCTGCTCCCCTTTGCGGCCCAGGCACAGGAAGCCTGGCCCGCGCGGGGGCCGATCCGCTTCATCGTCCCCGGCCCCGCCGGCGGTGCGGGCGATGTGACGGGCCGGCTGGTGATGGAGCGCGTGGCGGCGCGCATCGGCCAGCAGATCGTGATCGAGAACCGGCCCGGGGCGGGCACCAATATCGGCATGACGGCCGTGGCCCGCGCGGCGCCCGATGGCTATGTGCTGGGCTTGGCCAGCATCGCCAGCCATGCGGTGAACCGCACGCTGTATCGCAGCCTGCCCTTTGATCCCGTGGCGGATTTCGCGCCGGTCAGCCTGATGGCGCTGGTGCCCAACCTGATGGTCATCCCGCCCGGCCTGCCGGTCACGAATGTCACGGAATTCGTGGCCTATGCGCGGGCGCGGCCGGGGCAGATCAATTTCGGCTCGGTCGGCGCCGGTTCCTCGCAGCATCTGGCGGGCGCGCAATTCGCGCAGGCCACGGGGATCGAGATGCAGCACATCCCGTATAATGCGGGCGGGCAGATGAACACGGACCTGATCGGGAACCGCATCCAGGTGCTGTTCCAGTCGGTCAGCGCGGTGGCGGAGCTGGCGCGGGCGGGGCGGGTGCGGCCGCTCGCCGTGACCGGCACCGAACGCGCGCCCGCCTTCACCGATGTGCCGACGCTGCGTGAGGCCGGGGTGGATATTGTCTCGACCGGCTGGTTCGGCGTGGTGGCGCCGGCCCAGACGCCCGCCCCGATCCTGGAGCGGCTGCACCGCGAGACGGTGGCCGCCCTGGCCGAGCCCGGCCTGGCGGCGCGGCTGGTGGCCGGCGGCAGCCTGCCCCGCGCCTCGGCCAGCCGGGCCGATTTCGCGCGCTTCATGGCCGAGGAGACGGCGCGCTGGGCGCCCGTGGTGCGCGCCACCGGCGCCACGGTGGATTGAGCCGTCAGGCCAGGCGCAATTCCCGATAGCCGCCCGCCGCCACCTCATCGCAACGCGCGCGATAGGCCGGCGCGCTGCCGCTGTAGCGCGCGACGACGCGGGTCTGCCGGCCTTCGACATTCTTGTTCACGCCGGTGAACCAGGAATCCACCTCGTTCGAGAGGAGGCCGATGGAGCACTCCATCACATGCGCCATCCATTCGGCCACCGCCTCGGGCCGCGCCTCGGCCTCGGTGAGGTGGTGCGCCTGCATGTGGCGCAGCAGGGCTGTCACCCATTCCACATTGTATTCGATGCTGCGCGGAATATTGCCCAGCGCCGTATGCGGCCCCAGCAGCATGAACATGTTGGGGAAGCCCTCGGCCAGCATGCCGACCAGCGTGCGCGCGCCCTCGGCCCAGGCCTGCCGAAGCGGGAGGCCATCGCGGCCACGGATATCAATCCGGTCAAAGGCGCCGGTCAGCCCGTCAAAGCCCGTCGCGTAGATGATGATGTCGAATGCGAAGTCACGCTCGGTGGTGGAAAGCCCCGTGGGCGTGATGCGCGTGATGGGGGTGGCCTTGCTGTCCACCAGCTCGACATTGGGCTGGTTGTAGACCTCGTAGTAGCGCGTCTCCATCGGCACCCGGCGGGTGCCGAAGCCGTGGTTCTTCGGGATCAGCATCTCGGCGATGCGCGGGTCCTTCACGCGGGCGCGGATCTTGCGGGCGATGAAGTCGGAGATCTCGGCATTGGCGGCCGGGTCCGTGTAGCTGTCGCGGAAATTGCCGACCCAGATGCCGAAGCCGGGCAGCGCGTAGAGTTCCTCGTAGAAGGCCTCACGCTCCGCTTTCGTCACCTCGAAGGTGCCGCGCGGATCGGCGGTGTGGATGAAGCAGGCGAAGGTCTCGGCGCAGCGGCGGAACATCTGGGGGTAATCGGCTTTGATGCGGCGCTGCTCCGCCTCGGTGATGGGGCGGTTGTGCAGCGGCGCGCACCAATTGGGCGTGCGCTGGAACACCGTGAGGTGGCCCGCCGTCTTCGCCACCTCCTGGATGGTCTGCACGCCGGTCGCACCCGTACCGATCACGGCGACGCGCTTGCCCTTGAAATCAATGCCGTCCTTCGGCCAGCGGGCGGTGTGGAAGGACGGCCCCGGGAAGCTCTCGATGCCTTCGATGCGCGGCAGGGTATGGGCCGAGAGCGGGCCGATCGCGGTGATCAGGAAGCGCGCCTGGTGCGTGCTGCCATCGGCCAATGTCACGCGCCAGGCATCACCCGTGCGATGTGCGGATTTCACCTCGGCGTTGAACTGGATGTCGCGGTGCAGATCGTATTTCCCGGCGACGCGCTCCAGGTAGCGCAGGGTTTCAGGCTGCGGGGCGAAATGCTCGGACCAGCTCCATTCCTGGAGCAATTCGGGGTCGAAGGAGAAGCCGTAGGAATAGCTCTCGGAATCGAAGCGCGCACCGGGATAGCGGTTCCAGTACCAGGTGCCGCCCACGCCGGTGCCGGCCTCGAACACACGGACCCGCAGCCCCAATTCCCGCAGCCGGATGAGCTGATACATGCCGGACATGCCGGCCCCGATGATGATGGCGTCGAAATCAGCCATGCGCGGCGCTGGCCTCCTGCTCGGTGAATGCGATGCTGCCTTCGCCGGCCATTCTGCCGCCGCCGTGGCCATGGGCAGCATGCTGCGCGCCTCTGCCCCGCGCAAGGCGCCCCGGCCATATGGCCAGGGCCGTCACCTCAGCGGGATCCGGGGGCCGCGAAGGCGCAGGTGAAGCGGATCTGCGCGCCCACCTGGGCCGGCGTCGGCGCGCCCTGGCCGGCGGCGTTCTGCGTCCGCAGCACCATCAGCACCACGTCATTCTGCTGGTTCGGCGCCAGGGTGAAGCGCGCCAGCGGGCGGGTGATCTCCCAATTGCCGAAGCGCGCCACGGCGATGGACATGGTCGCCGTGATCGAGCGGCCGCCCTGGTAATCCTGGTTCTGGAACTGGCCGTGATACTCCACCTCGGCGGTGCGGCCATTCGACAGGACGTTGCTGTAGAAGGCGTTGGTGGCGAGCACCTGGCCGTTGCAGAAGCGCGGCAGGGCTTGCGCCGCCGCCGGATGGGCAAAGCCGGCGAGCATGGCGGCGGCGGCGATGGCGGCGGTGCTGATGCGGGTCATGGCAGGGCATCCTTTGGGTCGTGCAGGCCCCCGGGGCGGGTTCCGATGCAGGCAAGCTGCGCCCCTGCCGGCCGAAGGGCCATGCGTCTGAACCGATCCCGCCGAATGGCCGCGCCGATGATGCGCGTCACGCCGCCCGCTTGATGAAATCGGCGCAGCGTTCGCCGATCATGATGCAGCCGGCATTGGTGTTGCCGCTCACCACCGTCGGCATGATGCTGGCATCGGCCACGCGCAGCCCGCCCACGCCGTTGACGCGCAGCTGCGTATCCACCACGGCGTTCATATCCTCACCCATGCGGCAGGTGCCCGTCGGGTGATAGATCGTGCCGCTGTTCCGGCGCACGAATTCCAGCAAGGCCGCGTCATCCCGCGCGGCCCCTGGCGGCGGGGCGTAGGCGGCTTCGATGAAGCGGCCCAGCGCCTTTGTCCCGGCCAGGCGATGCGCGAGCTTCACCCCCTCCACCATGCATTGCTTGTCCGTCTCGCTGGTCAGGTAGCGGGCATGGATATGCGGCTTGGCCATGGCGTCGGGGTTGGCGAGCTTGATCTCGCCCCGGCTCTCGGGCCGCAGCTGGCAGACGCTGACGGTGAAGCCCGGGAATTTGTGCAGCCCTTCCTTCACGCTATCCGCACTCCAGGGGATGAAGTGGAACTGCACATCGGGTGTCGCACTTTGCGGCAGCACGCGGGCGAAAAGCCCCGAGGTGCCGGCCGCGAAGCTGAGCGGCCCGCCGCGCGTCAGCGCGAATTCGATGCCCATCCTTGCCATGCCGAGCCAGGAACCCACACGCTCATTCACCGTCACATTCTGGTTGGCGCGATACATCAGCCGCGCCTGGAGATGATCCTGCAAATTCTGCCCGACCTGCGGGATATCCCGCTGCACGGCGATGCCCATCTCGATCAGATGCTGCGCCGGCCCGAGGCCCGAGAGCATCATGAGCTGCGGCGAATTGATGGCGCCCGCACTCAGCACCACCTCCCGCGTCACCTTCAGCGTGCGTTCCTCGGCGCCCACGCGATACACAAGGCCGGTCACGCGGCCTTCCTCGATGATGAGGCGCTGCACCTGCGCATCGGTGATGACGCGCAGATTGGGGCGCTTCAGATGCGGCTTGAGATAGGCGGTGGCGGCCGAGCAGCGGAAGCCGTTGCGCACCGTCACCTGGTACCAGCCCGCCCCTTCCTGATCGGCGCCGTTGAAATCATCATTGCGCGGGAAGCCGAGTTCGAGTGCGGCATCAATGAAGGCTTGCGGCAGCACGCCCTTGTCGCGCAGGTCGCTCGTCGTCAGCGGGCCATCGCCGCCATGCAGCTCACTCGCGCCGCGCTCCTGGCGCTGGGAGCGCTTGAAATAGGCCAGGCAGTCATCGAAGCCCCAGCCGGTGCAGCCCAGCTGCCGCCAATGATCGTAATCCGCCGCCTGGCCCCGAATGTAGATCAGGCCGTTGATCGCGGACGACCCGCCCAGCACGCGCCCGCGCGGCCAGGGCACGGAGCGGCCATGCAATTCGGGCTCGGCCTCCGTTTGGTAGTTCCAGCTCAGCGTCGGGTGATACATCGTCTTGGCATAGCCGATGGGCACGTGCAGCCAGGGGTTGATGTCGCGGGCACCCGCTTCCAGCACCGTCACGCGGATGCGCGGATCCTCGCTGAGGCGCCCGGCCAGGGCGCTGCCGGCCGAGCCACTGCCCACCACCACCACATCGGTCTCATCCATGGCGCGTCCCTCCTGATTTGCCGGCGATGGTCCATGCGGCGGGGGATGCGGTCAACAGGGCCAGGATCAGCAGGGGTGCGGCCGGCTGCTTGACGTGGAGCACCTTGACGTGGGGCGGCTGCGGGTTTGCCATGGCGGTATGTCCCCTCTCGATACGCTCACCCAAGCCCTCGGCCCCGCCGCCTGCCTGCGCGGCGAGGCGGATATGGCGCCCTATGCGGTGGATTGGCGCGGCATTTATCACGGCCAGCCCGTGGCCGTGCTGCGCCCCGCGGAGACCGCCCAGGTCAGTGCCGCGCTCCGGCTTTGCGCCGAATTGAACCTGGCCGTGGTGCCGGCCGGCGGGCGCACCTCCCTCGCCGGGGCCGCCGTGCCCATGGCGCAGGGGCCGGCCAGCGTGGTGCTCAGCCTGGAGCGGATGAACCGCCTGCGCGCCGTGGATGCGCTGGACAATTCCCTCACCGCCGAGGCCGGCTGCACGATCGAGGCGGTGCAGAACGCCGCGACCGAGGCCCATCGCTTCTTCCCGCTGCATTTCGGCGCCCAGGGCTCGGCCATGGTCGGCGGCGCGCTCTCCACCAATGCGGGCGGCATCCGCACGCTGCGCTACGGCAATGCGCGGGACCTCGTGCTGGGGCTGGAGGTGGTGCTGCCCGATGGCCGGGTGCTGGATGATCTGCGCCGCGTGCGCAAGGATAATTCCGGCTATGCGCTGCGGCACTTGTTCATCGGCGCCGAGGGCACGCTGGGCATCATCACCGCCGCCACCCTCAAGCTGTTCCCCATGCTGGCCAAGCGCGAGACGGCGCTGGTCGCGGTGCGCTCCCCGGCCGAGGCGCTGCTGCTGCTGGCACGCTGCCAGGAAAGCGGCGCCGAACTCGTCGCCTTCGAACTCATCCGCAAGATCTGCATCGAGATCACGCTGAAGCACGGCACCAATATCCGCCAGCCGATGGAGCTTTCCACCGACTGGTACTGCCTGATCGAAGCCGCCAGCACCCACGCCGCCATCCCCGTGCGCGAGGCGCTGGAATCCGCCCTGATGGAAGGCATCGAGGCCGGCGAGGCGGAGGATGTGGTGCTGTGCGAGAGCGAGGCGCAACGCCAGAACCTGTGGAACATCCGCGAGACCTTCCCGACCTGTTCGCGCATGGAAGGCCCGGGCCTGGCCACCGATACCTCGGTCCCCGTCTCGCGCATTCCGGATTTCCTGGATCGCGCCCAGGCGCTGATCCAGGCGAATTGGCCGGAAGGGAAGATGGTGGCACTCGGGCATATGGGGGATGGCAATATCCATCTCTCGCTGCAGGCGCCGGCCGGGATGGGCCATCCCGAATGGCAGGCCCGCGCGCCGGAATTCGAGGGCCTGATCGGCGAGATCGCGGTGGAACTGGGCGGCAGCTTCTCGGCCGAGCATGGCATCGGGCAATCCAAGCGCGCCGCCATGGCCAAGCTGAAATCCCCCGTGGCGCTGGATCTGATGCGCGCCATCAAGGCGACGCTGGACCCCGCGGGGCGGATGAATCCGGGCAAGGTTCTGCCGCCAGCTTGAAGTGCCACCCGCGCCCGCCTAAACACGCAGCCGACGGGGCGTAGCACAGCCTGGTAGTGCGCCTGCTTTGGGAGCAGGAGGTCGGAGGTTCGAATCCTCTCGCCCCGAAATGCCGCAGCGCGAAGCCGTTGGTCGGGCGCCGGGTGGTTGCAGGGTCTCCGGCGGTCAGGCCGCAGGTTTTCCCACGGTGTTTGCCCGGCGTTCCAGCTCGGGGTGGGCGATGCGCTACCGCTCACTCTCCGCCGTCCGGGCCGCATATTCCGCCCAGGCCGCATGCCGCCCGCCCAGGCTGCGCCAATCCCCCGAGGGGATCAGCGGAACATGCCGCGCGTCATCCATCACATAGGCATAGGCCGGCCGCGGCCCGGCCGCGGTCCGCACCGTCAGCACGCTGCGCCGGTACATGCCCCCGGGCGCGCCGCCGGGCGCGCTGCCCTCCAGCGCATCCATCGCGGCCAGGCGCTCCAGCGGCAAGGCCACCACCTCGCCCCGGACTTCGCCCTCTCCGAGCGAGAGCGCGGGATAGGGGCCGCAATCATGCAGCCGCGCCCGGACGACGCCGGGGTCGCGTGGCAGCCCCTCCAGGTGATGCGCATTCGCCTCGCCTGCCATCAGCGTGCCGTAGACGAAGAGGTGCCCGATGGTGAGCGGCGCCGGCGCATCGCGCGCCGCGGCCTCCATCATGCCATGGCCGATGCCATGCGCCGCCTGGCCGCGGCGCACCACGGCCAGGTAGTCGGCATGCGGGGCCTGGAAGCCCTCGCTGGGCGCCACATAGGTCATCACCGGGATGGCGGTGCCATCGGCCAGCACCGCATGGCGCTGCACGCGCTGGTATTCCTCCGGCGCGCCTTCCTTGCGGTCCAGCGCCTGCAGCGCGATGGCATTGGCGCGGAACACCATGCCCTCCGCCGCCTGGCCCGGCCGCGCCCGCAGGTTCAGCGCGCCGCCCTTGCGGCTGCCGGCGTAGTGATCAAACACCAGTTCGCAGTCCAGCAGCAGCGCCTTGGCCACCGGCGCCAGCTCGGCCCCGGTGAAGCCGCAACGCGCGCAGAAGCCGGCCCAGTCCAGCGCATCGAGGTTGGAGCCATAGCCGAAATACAGCGTCATCCCAGGGGTCATCCCAGGGGTCATCCCAGGGGTCATCCCAGGGCCGCCCGCGCTTCGGCCAGGGCGGCGCGCTGGGCTTCCGTCACCACGGGGTAATGCAGCTTGAGGGCCTTGAGGGCCCGGTTGATGGCGGCCACGACGATGAGGCGCGTGAACCACTTGTTGTCCGCCGGGACCACATACCAGGGGCAATCCTCGGTGGCGGTGGCGCGGATCGCCTTCTCATAGGCGTCCATGTAGCTGTCCCAGTGGCGGCGCTCGGCCACGTCGGCCGGGCTGAATTTCCAGTTCTTCTCGGGCTCGTCCAGCCGGGCGAGGAAGCGCCGCTTCTGCTCGGCCTGGGAGACGTTGAGGAAGAATTTCAGCACCACGACGCCCTGCCGCGCGAGGTAGCGTTCAAACCCCGCGATATCCTCCAGCCGCTCATTCCAGATATCCTTGGTCACGCGCGCATCGGGCAGTTTCTGGCCGGCCAGCACGCGCGGATGCACGCGCGCCACCAGCACCTCCTCGTACCAGCTGCGATTATGGATGCCGATCTGCCCGCGCGTCGGCAGTGCCGTCACATGGCGCCAGAGGAAATCGTGATCGAGCTCGACCGGCCCTGGCTGCTTGAAGCTCACCACGTGGCAGCCCTGCGGGTTCAGGCCGGAAAACACGTGCTTGATGGTGCCGTCCTTGCCCGCCGCATCCATCGCCTGGAACAGGCAGAGCACCGACCAGCGATCCTGCGCATAGAGCTTGTCCTGCTCCGCGCTCAGCCGGTCCACGCCGAATTGCAGCAGGGCCGAGGCCTCCTCCTTGGAAAGCTTGAGGCCGGACGTATCCGCGGGCTCCTGCTTGGCGAGGCGAAAGCCGCGCGGCCCCTCGACGCGATAGCGGGCGAGCTTCTTCTCGACTTCGAGATCCAGCGCCGGGATGTTCATGGGGTGGGTCCTTTCAGAACCGAATGCAGCCGCCACGCCCAGAGGATGGTGATGGCCTGCAAGGCGAGCGTGCCGCCCATCGCCCAGAAATACCCGGCACTGTCCCAGCCGCCCGACGGCGTGCGGGGCCAAAGGTCGATGATCGCGCCGATCACATATTGCAGGATGAACACCATGACGAGCATGGAGCCATTGATCGCGGTGGCCACCCGCCCGGCATATTCGGGCGCGAAGCGCTGGCCGACGGCGGTATAGCCCATCGGCCCGGCCGAGCCCGAGAAGGCGAAGGTGAACCAGATGAGGCACAGCGCCCAAAGGCTCATCGGCGGGCTGATGATCAGCACCGCCTGAAGGGTAAGCTGCACGCCCATGGCGATGCAGGGCACCAGCATGGGCGAATGCCCGCGCGCCTGGAAGAAACTCGCCGCCTGGCCATTGCCGAGGCTGCCGCCCGCCATCCCGCAGGCATAGGCGAAGAGCACCACGGCCCGCGCCGCCGCATCCAGCCCCGCGACATCGCGCAGCCACGGCCCGGCCCAGAGCCCCTGATAGACGAAGTTCAGGCCGGAAAGGATGATGATCGCCGGCACGAAGCGCAGGAAATACGGGTGGGTGAAGATCGGCCCGAAGGCCTTCACCTCGGAGATCAGCCCGCGCGTCTTCGGCCGCACATGGCCCGGCGGCGCATCCGCGACCGAGAGCCAGATCCAGATGGCGATGGCGAAGGACATCAGCGCCAGCACGGCGAAGCCGCCGCGCCAGCCGACCAGCGGCAGCAGCGCCTGCAAGGGAAGTGTCGCCATCATGCCGCCCAGGCCGCCGATGAAGACGCCGCCGCCCGTCATCGCCGCGACGCGCGCGCGCGGAAACCATTGCGTATTGGCCTTGAGCATCGCCATCAGCCCGGCCGAGATGCCGATGCCGGTGAGGAAGCGGCCGAAGCCCAGCATCAGCACACCATCCGCCAGCGCGCAGAGCAGGAAGGCCCCGCCCGACAAGGTGGCCAGCGCCGTCTGCACGCGCCGCGCGCCATAGCGGTCCAGTGCCACACCCACCGGCAATTGCGCGCCGGCATAAGCGACGAAGAGCACGGCCGCCAGCAGACCGAGATCCGAGGCGGAGAGCGAGAATTCCAGCGCCAGCAGCGGGCCGATGACCGCCAGCATCGCCCGGCTCGCCTGGTTCAGCACATTGACGAAGGCGAGCGGCAGGGTGACGCGCAGAAAAATGGGCAACTCAGTTCATCCTGATGCGAAAGCTGACCGGGCAATGGTCGGAAAGGCGGTCCCGCATGGCAGGCTCGCGCTCGGCATAGACCATGACGCGCAGGCTGTTCGGCACCGCCCAGCGCTGCGCCGCCCCGCCGAGGAAGATATGGCTGATGAAGGGGCGCCCACCCCGCGCATCGGCCCAGCAGGGGTTGGAGACGCCCTCATTCACCCGCGTCAGCGGCGCTGCGCGGGTGAGTTGCGCCAGCATGTCATCCCGCGCATCGCCGATGCGGCGGTTGAAATCGCCGAGGATGGCGAAGGCGGCGTTCTCCGCCCGCC from Sediminicoccus sp. KRV36 encodes the following:
- a CDS encoding MFS transporter; amino-acid sequence: MPIFLRVTLPLAFVNVLNQASRAMLAVIGPLLALEFSLSASDLGLLAAVLFVAYAGAQLPVGVALDRYGARRVQTALATLSGGAFLLCALADGVLMLGFGRFLTGIGISAGLMAMLKANTQWFPRARVAAMTGGGVFIGGLGGMMATLPLQALLPLVGWRGGFAVLALMSFAIAIWIWLSVADAPPGHVRPKTRGLISEVKAFGPIFTHPYFLRFVPAIIILSGLNFVYQGLWAGPWLRDVAGLDAAARAVVLFAYACGMAGGSLGNGQAASFFQARGHSPMLVPCIAMGVQLTLQAVLIISPPMSLWALCLIWFTFAFSGSAGPMGYTAVGQRFAPEYAGRVATAINGSMLVMVFILQYVIGAIIDLWPRTPSGGWDSAGYFWAMGGTLALQAITILWAWRLHSVLKGPTP